In Aequorivita sp. H23M31, a single window of DNA contains:
- a CDS encoding HU family DNA-binding protein: protein MTKADIVAKISEKLGMEKNEVQATIETFMDEVKNSLEGGDNVYLRGFGSFIIKTRAEKTGRNISKNTTIKIPAHNIPAFKPAKVFVEGVKTNVDVK from the coding sequence ATGACGAAAGCAGATATCGTAGCTAAAATTTCAGAGAAGCTAGGAATGGAAAAAAATGAAGTTCAAGCTACCATAGAAACATTTATGGATGAAGTGAAGAATTCCTTAGAGGGTGGAGATAACGTTTACTTACGTGGTTTCGGCAGTTTTATCATTAAAACAAGAGCTGAGAAAACGGGAAGAAATATTTCTAAAAATACTACAATTAAAATTCCAGCCCACAATATTCCAGCCTTCAAACCTGCGAAAGTTTTCGTAGAAGGCGTTAAGACAAACGTGGACGTAAAATAA